One Candidatus Thermoplasmatota archaeon genomic window carries:
- a CDS encoding MFS transporter codes for MNEKKKILSTVSMYHALTDGSVSVIPLLFPIFKQLFQLSYTEVGIITGGGLCITLIFQLIIGEYGDGKDTGVLLSFGILCTAISLLLLSTSRDFFTLVFFIFVLRFSTSFFHPLGVGWISRTFKKEGLDWAMGIQSGSADFGAFLAVLSTLYLTEVFQNWGAPLYIWAGACFCGLIIGLLAIKDLQQHALRAPRQKNRTRGKKQTIREAFQVFKQIKLLAPGFMISGAAWGVTITYLPLLLTEKTTLSLPIIGMSVAVWIGVGSITSLCYGKIRNRINRKKLIILAYFILGGMSILLTLSTQYFLIISAMILMGISVFLTYPALFSFVSEVTHESVEGRTFGIIFTFQTGGGTLLIFISGFLADFYGITFPFVLIGCLSLFFATVLLLYRRTTYVHHQITNKT; via the coding sequence ATGAATGAAAAGAAAAAAATTCTTTCCACAGTAAGCATGTATCATGCATTAACCGATGGATCTGTTTCTGTTATCCCGTTACTGTTTCCAATTTTTAAACAACTCTTTCAACTGTCCTATACTGAAGTTGGTATCATCACCGGTGGCGGACTATGTATCACCCTGATCTTTCAACTAATCATCGGAGAATATGGCGACGGAAAAGATACAGGTGTTTTGCTTTCATTTGGCATTCTCTGCACGGCTATATCACTCCTCCTATTATCAACCAGTCGTGATTTTTTCACGTTAGTATTCTTTATCTTTGTTCTTCGGTTTTCAACAAGTTTTTTTCATCCTCTTGGAGTCGGATGGATTTCTCGAACCTTTAAAAAAGAAGGCCTTGACTGGGCAATGGGCATCCAAAGTGGATCTGCAGATTTCGGAGCGTTTCTCGCTGTTTTATCAACCTTATACCTCACTGAGGTATTTCAAAATTGGGGTGCACCACTCTACATATGGGCAGGAGCTTGTTTCTGCGGCTTGATCATAGGTCTTCTTGCCATTAAAGATTTACAGCAACATGCACTCAGAGCGCCACGACAAAAAAATAGAACAAGGGGAAAAAAACAAACAATCCGTGAAGCATTTCAAGTGTTTAAACAGATTAAACTTCTCGCACCAGGTTTTATGATCAGCGGTGCTGCTTGGGGAGTAACAATCACCTATTTACCACTCCTCCTTACCGAGAAAACAACTCTCTCTTTACCTATAATTGGTATGAGTGTTGCTGTATGGATTGGTGTGGGAAGTATTACCTCGCTTTGCTATGGAAAAATACGAAACCGTATCAATCGGAAAAAGCTCATTATTCTAGCGTATTTTATTCTTGGAGGCATGAGCATCCTGCTCACGCTGAGTACCCAGTATTTTCTTATCATTAGTGCTATGATTCTCATGGGGATCTCGGTGTTTCTTACGTACCCAGCATTATTTTCCTTTGTTTCAGAAGTCACCCATGAATCAGTCGAAGGACGAACTTTTGGTATCATTTTTACCTTCCAAACTGGTGGAGGAACACTTTTGATTTTTATCAGTGGTTTCCTTGCTGATTTCTATGGAATTACTTTCCCCTTTGTACTTATTGGATGTTTATCACTTTTTTTTGCAACCGTACTTCTTTTGTATCGACGCACTACCTATGTTCATCATCAAATCACCAACAAAACATAA
- the mobB gene encoding molybdopterin-guanine dinucleotide biosynthesis protein B has protein sequence MCEPVVLGFYGYSNTGKTNIIQRLIRRLTLEGCCIAVIKRSEKAFCIDQEGKDTWRYGSVGAHCVVFSSQFETDFLTKKKMDVSEILTFIQCFGCFDIVFVEGARDPHIPKIRVGDIKKRPYTILEYHNNEEEIWMYIKKELEKQKEKQKNNEAEISLEVNGKKIPLSEFPARIIQNTVLGLVRSLKGVDRISSLNLKIVYKKKRKP, from the coding sequence ATGTGTGAACCTGTGGTTCTTGGTTTCTATGGTTATTCAAATACAGGTAAAACTAATATTATCCAGCGTTTAATACGACGTCTTACTTTAGAAGGATGTTGTATCGCTGTAATCAAACGTTCGGAGAAAGCTTTTTGTATTGATCAAGAGGGAAAAGATACTTGGAGGTATGGTTCTGTTGGTGCGCACTGTGTTGTTTTTTCTTCTCAGTTTGAAACTGATTTTTTAACGAAAAAAAAGATGGATGTTTCAGAAATTCTTACATTCATTCAATGTTTTGGTTGTTTTGATATAGTTTTTGTTGAGGGTGCTCGGGATCCCCATATTCCAAAAATACGTGTTGGTGATATCAAGAAAAGACCATATACGATTCTGGAATATCACAATAATGAGGAGGAGATATGGATGTATATAAAAAAAGAATTAGAAAAACAAAAAGAAAAACAAAAAAACAATGAAGCAGAAATCTCTCTTGAGGTGAACGGAAAAAAAATACCACTCTCTGAGTTTCCTGCTCGCATAATTCAAAACACAGTTCTTGGTTTAGTTCGGTCACTTAAAGGTGTTGATAGGATTTCTTCTTTGAATTTGAAGATTGTGTATAAAAAAAAGAGAAAACCCTGA
- the ileS gene encoding isoleucine--tRNA ligase, whose protein sequence is MIKTPPQKYNPQQIEQHIQRFWKEQHIMEQSIQQRKGCPSYVFLEGPPTANGLPHPGHVLTRVIKDLILRYYTMQGYYILRKAGWDTHGLPVEIEVEKKLGLEDKQAIERYGVKRFNEECKKSVFKYEQAWVDLTRRIGFWLDMEKPYITLKNEYIESVWWSLKQAYEKKLLYKGHKVVPYCPRCGTALSAHELSQGYKTVDDPSIFVKFKLKKEDAYFLAWTTTPWTLISNVALAVHPNETYLKIRYRGDVLILAQERAAVLMKGDEYDILDQYTGKELEHIEYEPLFTYATVEKKAWYVVLADFVTMSDGTGIVHIAPGFGEDDYIVGKKYDLPVVQLVQLDGTFPPEVTLWKGQFVKDADAHIIDYLEQQGLLAGKKTYTHEYPFCWRCDSPLLYYAMESWFIAMTKVQDSLIRNNNAITWYPEHLQQGRFGDFIREVKDWALSRDRYWGTPLPIWICSNKRCSHILCVGSVQELKEVSESFPATYDLHKPFVDEIIVRCPKCRSQMVREKEVIDCWYDSGSAFFAQWHYPFEHTKEFQENFPVDFICEALDQTRGWFYSLLAISTILFDKNPYKTVLTLGLVLDKDNQKMSKSKQNYVDPNSILDHEGADALRWYLISTNAPWMSTRFYEEAVKETLGKFILTLWNSYNFFATYAVLDKFHPKKDSVALSERNLLDRWILSRLQRLIQNVTTAVSQFETHKAARFIENFIIDDFSNWYLRRSRKRLWNEEKTTDKLAGYSSMYDILLGVTKLAAPFIPFITEEIYQNLRTSDQPVSVHLCDYPAADTTQINEELEQSMTTIRDLVEVGRALRSKVGINVRYPLPSATIVCSEAQEKSITPLLDLLNEEINVKKISFARSDQAFMDEQIHVYVPSIGRRYKEKAKILTTYLATADLPLLYEKIKTQKTVKITLENETFELTQDDFKRSVREKENFTRTSVGDIQLFLETTRSPELEAEGFAREIIRRIQSMRKELNLSVEEKIHVEISLSSERKISLEPWLNHIRSETRAKKLIFTDSPKGELLKQWDIDSEIVHLGLSK, encoded by the coding sequence ATGATCAAAACCCCCCCGCAAAAATACAATCCACAACAGATTGAACAGCACATACAACGTTTTTGGAAAGAACAGCACATCATGGAACAGTCAATACAACAGAGAAAAGGTTGTCCTTCCTATGTATTCCTTGAAGGGCCACCGACAGCGAACGGTCTTCCCCATCCAGGTCATGTTCTCACTCGAGTTATTAAGGATCTCATTCTTCGATATTATACCATGCAAGGATACTACATTTTACGAAAAGCTGGATGGGATACCCATGGTCTTCCTGTTGAAATAGAGGTTGAAAAAAAACTTGGGCTTGAAGACAAACAGGCTATTGAACGGTATGGTGTTAAACGATTTAATGAAGAATGTAAAAAAAGTGTATTTAAATATGAACAGGCGTGGGTTGATCTGACGCGAAGAATCGGTTTTTGGCTTGATATGGAAAAACCATATATCACATTAAAAAACGAGTATATTGAATCTGTGTGGTGGTCACTAAAACAAGCGTATGAGAAAAAATTATTATACAAAGGCCATAAGGTTGTTCCCTATTGTCCTCGATGTGGAACTGCCCTCTCAGCACATGAGTTGTCTCAAGGGTATAAAACTGTTGATGATCCTTCAATTTTTGTAAAATTCAAGTTAAAAAAGGAGGATGCATATTTTCTTGCATGGACAACAACACCATGGACGTTGATTTCAAATGTGGCATTAGCAGTTCATCCAAATGAAACCTATCTTAAAATTCGATATCGTGGAGATGTCCTGATTCTTGCTCAAGAACGAGCAGCGGTGCTCATGAAAGGAGATGAATATGATATTTTAGATCAATATACTGGGAAAGAGTTAGAACATATCGAATATGAACCGCTATTTACGTATGCAACAGTTGAAAAAAAAGCATGGTATGTTGTTCTTGCAGATTTTGTTACCATGAGTGATGGTACTGGTATTGTTCATATCGCTCCAGGTTTTGGTGAAGACGATTATATCGTCGGGAAAAAATATGATCTCCCAGTTGTTCAACTGGTTCAACTTGATGGAACCTTCCCACCGGAGGTAACCCTGTGGAAAGGACAGTTTGTAAAAGATGCAGATGCACATATTATTGACTATCTTGAACAGCAGGGCCTTCTTGCAGGAAAAAAAACATATACCCATGAGTATCCGTTCTGCTGGCGATGCGACTCGCCTCTTCTCTATTATGCTATGGAGTCCTGGTTTATCGCAATGACAAAGGTGCAAGATTCACTCATCCGAAACAATAATGCAATTACGTGGTATCCTGAACATCTACAACAAGGTCGTTTTGGTGATTTCATCCGCGAGGTAAAAGATTGGGCGTTATCTCGTGATCGTTACTGGGGAACACCGCTACCTATCTGGATTTGTTCGAATAAACGATGTTCTCATATCCTCTGTGTTGGGAGTGTTCAAGAGCTAAAAGAGGTCAGCGAATCATTCCCAGCAACATATGATCTCCATAAACCATTTGTCGATGAGATCATCGTACGTTGTCCAAAATGTCGTTCACAGATGGTCCGTGAAAAAGAAGTTATTGATTGTTGGTATGACTCAGGTTCTGCGTTTTTCGCACAATGGCATTATCCCTTTGAACATACTAAAGAATTTCAGGAAAATTTTCCTGTTGATTTTATTTGTGAAGCCCTGGACCAGACACGCGGATGGTTTTATTCGCTCCTCGCTATTTCAACGATTCTTTTTGATAAAAACCCATACAAAACAGTTTTGACCTTGGGCTTAGTTCTTGATAAAGATAATCAGAAAATGAGCAAAAGTAAACAAAATTATGTTGACCCAAATAGTATTCTTGATCATGAAGGAGCTGATGCGCTCCGATGGTATCTCATTTCAACGAATGCACCCTGGATGTCTACCAGATTTTATGAAGAAGCCGTAAAAGAAACATTAGGGAAATTTATTTTAACTTTGTGGAATTCGTACAACTTTTTTGCAACCTATGCAGTGCTTGATAAGTTTCATCCAAAAAAAGACTCTGTAGCTTTGTCAGAAAGAAATCTTCTGGATCGGTGGATACTCAGTCGATTGCAACGGCTAATTCAGAATGTCACTACAGCTGTCTCTCAGTTTGAAACCCATAAAGCAGCTCGTTTCATTGAAAACTTTATTATCGATGATTTTAGTAATTGGTATTTGAGACGATCACGAAAACGCCTCTGGAACGAAGAAAAAACCACAGACAAACTAGCAGGGTATTCCTCGATGTACGATATCCTTCTAGGTGTTACAAAGCTTGCAGCACCTTTTATTCCTTTTATCACCGAAGAGATATATCAAAACCTTCGAACATCAGATCAACCCGTGAGTGTTCATCTCTGCGATTACCCTGCTGCTGATACAACACAGATCAACGAGGAACTAGAACAGAGTATGACTACTATTCGTGACCTCGTGGAAGTTGGCCGTGCATTACGTTCAAAAGTTGGTATTAACGTCAGGTACCCCTTACCATCTGCAACGATTGTCTGTTCAGAAGCACAAGAAAAAAGTATCACGCCATTGCTTGATTTGTTAAATGAAGAAATTAATGTTAAAAAAATTTCTTTTGCTCGTTCCGATCAAGCATTTATGGACGAACAGATACACGTTTATGTACCAAGTATTGGGAGAAGATACAAAGAGAAAGCAAAAATACTTACCACCTACCTAGCAACTGCCGATCTCCCACTCTTGTACGAAAAAATTAAAACACAAAAAACAGTAAAAATCACTCTTGAAAATGAGACATTTGAATTAACTCAAGATGATTTTAAGAGGTCTGTCCGCGAGAAAGAAAATTTTACGAGAACATCTGTTGGCGACATTCAATTATTTTTAGAAACTACACGTTCTCCAGAGCTTGAGGCAGAAGGATTCGCCCGTGAAATAATCCGCAGAATTCAATCAATGCGAAAAGAATTAAACCTTTCTGTTGAAGAGAAAATACACGTCGAGATATCTCTATCTTCCGAAAGAAAAATATCACTCGAACCATGGTTGAATCACATCCGGAGTGAAACACGAGCAAAAAAACTGATTTTTACTGATTCACCGAAAGGAGAATTACTTAAACAATGGGACATTGATTCAGAGATTGTTCATCTCGGATTATCAAAGTGA
- the truD gene encoding tRNA pseudouridine(13) synthase TruD: MNSAAFEHTIGIETYFTQEPGCGGKLRTVPEDFTVQETFHYPSRDDTGIFTIAEISCRNWETNTLIREISKKLRISRNRISFAGTKDKRSVNTRLMSFASVSPESLQKLKIKDVEIKNIFKSKRPVKLGDLYGNYFTITIRNISNSYPESSLKKNLDVLTSSGGFPNFFGIQRFGAIRPINHLIGKYIVSGDFEQAVMTYLTAPCPEEDPMIAELRSNLKKTYDFTTALHQFPNHLNFEKAILNNLVVNPSDFLSALQQLPKNLLLMFINAYQSYLFNKMLSERMHRKLPLHQACIGDIILPFRNNVVSDEYITVSSSNSAKINEQVQKQKAFVSCILVGFKPVFSSGEMGEIEHEVFKQEKIDVRDFVIPDIPFLSSRGSRRSILAPLRNLTYHIESDTYHEGKKAVMLSFSLLKGCYATSFLREIMKSENSRDY; encoded by the coding sequence ATGAATTCTGCTGCTTTTGAACATACGATTGGAATTGAAACATATTTTACGCAGGAACCAGGATGCGGCGGGAAATTACGAACCGTTCCCGAAGATTTTACCGTTCAAGAAACATTTCATTACCCTTCAAGAGACGATACCGGAATATTTACCATTGCAGAAATCTCTTGTCGTAATTGGGAGACAAACACCTTAATTCGTGAAATTTCAAAAAAACTACGTATATCTCGTAATCGAATTAGTTTTGCAGGTACAAAAGATAAACGCTCAGTCAATACTCGACTGATGTCCTTTGCTTCAGTTTCACCTGAATCGCTCCAAAAATTAAAGATTAAAGACGTCGAAATAAAAAATATTTTCAAATCAAAAAGACCTGTTAAACTGGGCGACCTTTATGGAAATTATTTCACGATAACAATTCGAAACATTTCTAACTCCTATCCTGAATCATCTCTGAAAAAAAACCTTGACGTTCTAACAAGTTCTGGTGGTTTTCCAAATTTTTTTGGGATACAACGGTTTGGTGCTATTCGCCCGATTAACCATCTCATTGGAAAATATATTGTTTCTGGAGATTTTGAACAAGCAGTAATGACTTATCTGACCGCTCCTTGTCCTGAAGAAGATCCGATGATTGCTGAACTGCGGAGTAATCTCAAAAAAACCTACGATTTTACTACAGCATTACACCAATTTCCTAATCACTTGAATTTTGAAAAAGCAATTCTTAATAACCTTGTTGTAAATCCATCGGATTTTCTCTCTGCATTACAACAGCTTCCAAAAAATCTTCTATTAATGTTTATCAATGCATATCAGTCATATCTATTTAATAAAATGCTCAGTGAACGCATGCATCGAAAGTTACCATTACATCAAGCTTGTATTGGCGATATTATTCTTCCATTTCGGAACAATGTTGTATCAGATGAATACATTACCGTTTCATCTTCAAACAGTGCGAAGATTAACGAGCAAGTACAAAAACAAAAAGCATTTGTCAGTTGCATTCTCGTCGGATTCAAACCGGTTTTTTCAAGCGGAGAAATGGGTGAAATTGAACATGAAGTTTTCAAGCAAGAAAAGATAGACGTTCGAGATTTTGTTATCCCCGACATTCCCTTTTTATCCTCACGTGGCTCCCGACGATCGATTCTTGCACCACTCCGCAATTTAACGTATCATATTGAATCTGATACGTATCATGAAGGAAAAAAAGCAGTCATGCTTTCTTTCTCTCTGCTCAAGGGTTGCTATGCAACCTCGTTTCTCCGCGAGATCATGAAATCAGAAAACAGCCGAGATTATTAA
- a CDS encoding DNA-directed RNA polymerase subunit L yields the protein MKLQILKKTKTELEVEITNEDETILHPITHVLLKNDDVEYASCMADHPLSNKRRLFIRVKKGDPIQILKKAVQYLEDEIKTFGKNFE from the coding sequence ATGAAGTTACAAATTTTAAAAAAGACAAAAACAGAACTCGAAGTTGAAATAACAAATGAAGATGAAACAATCCTTCATCCAATCACTCATGTTCTCCTCAAGAATGATGATGTCGAATACGCCTCATGCATGGCTGATCATCCCTTATCAAATAAACGACGATTATTCATCAGAGTAAAAAAAGGAGATCCGATCCAGATTTTAAAAAAAGCAGTACAATACCTTGAAGATGAAATAAAAACATTCGGCAAAAATTTTGAATAA
- a CDS encoding exosome complex RNA-binding protein Csl4 has translation MKKKVVMPGDQLSTCEELLPGDGTFEENGIIRAARIGKYTVDEKHRRARVEPLTSIPVTLNKGDTVIAQVEMAKPTMIIAEVVHVVGKNRAVSGDTNGTIHVKEIAHGYIKDASTEYKAGDYILAKVIQTHPSVQLATKERHLGAIKALCSKCRHSLIKKGNSLECENCGNKEHRRISSEYGEIDITKL, from the coding sequence ATGAAAAAAAAAGTTGTCATGCCTGGAGATCAATTGTCAACCTGTGAAGAACTTCTTCCTGGTGACGGAACTTTTGAAGAAAATGGTATTATTCGTGCTGCTCGAATTGGAAAATATACTGTTGATGAAAAACATCGTAGAGCACGTGTTGAGCCTTTGACAAGTATACCGGTAACACTCAACAAAGGAGACACCGTTATTGCTCAGGTAGAAATGGCAAAGCCGACCATGATTATTGCTGAGGTTGTTCACGTTGTTGGAAAAAATCGAGCGGTGTCAGGTGATACCAATGGAACCATTCATGTAAAAGAAATAGCTCACGGGTATATCAAAGATGCCTCAACTGAATATAAAGCAGGAGATTACATTCTTGCAAAAGTTATCCAAACACATCCCAGTGTTCAACTTGCGACAAAAGAACGACATCTTGGAGCGATTAAAGCATTATGTTCAAAATGTCGCCATTCACTCATAAAAAAAGGAAACAGTCTTGAATGCGAAAATTGTGGAAATAAAGAGCATCGACGTATTTCATCAGAATACGGAGAAATTGATATTACTAAATTATAA